One stretch of Anolis carolinensis isolate JA03-04 chromosome 3, rAnoCar3.1.pri, whole genome shotgun sequence DNA includes these proteins:
- the LOC100567513 gene encoding transcription and mRNA export factor ENY2-like: MNKDAQMRATINQKLIETGERERLKELLRSKLNECGWKDQLKAHCKEVIKEKGLEHVTVDDLVAEITPKGRALVPDSVKKELQRIRSFLAQHVSL, encoded by the coding sequence atgaacaaagatgCACAAATGAGAGCAACTATTAACCAAAAGCTAATTGAAACAGGAGAACGAGAGCGCCTTAAAGAATTACTGAGATCCAAATTAAATGAATGTGGTTGGAAAGACCAGTTGAAGGCACACTGTAAAGAGGTCATCAAGGAGAAGGGATTAGAACATGTCACAGTTGATGATTTGGTGGCAGAAATCACTCCAAAAGGCAGAGCCTTGGTGCCTGACAGTGTAAAGAAAGAGCTACAAAGAATAAGATCCTTCCTTGCCCAGCATGTCAGCCTTTGA